The genomic window CATAATCACCACGATTATTTTTGTATTGCAGATAATAGGCATGCTCCCAAACATCCAGAACTAATAACGGGATCGTGTCCCATTGGGTTAAAATCATATGCCTTTCAGATTGGAGAATTTCAAGATGACGAGATCGTGGGGACCATACGAGTATAGCCCAGCCAACACCTTCGACTCCCTTAGCTGCTTCACTGAAATGCTTCTTGAATGATTCAAAGCCTCCAAAATATTTCTCTATTTCTTTCAACAAACCTCCGGATGGTTTCCCCCCGCCTTTAGGCTTCATATTACTCCAAAAAATTGTGTGCAAATAGTGGCCAGATCCATGGAATGCCAGTTCCCTTGACCAATGTTTCACTAGTGAAAAATCTCCGGTTTTCCTTGCTTCATGCAACGCAGTTTCTGCTTTATTTAAGCCATCAACATACGATTTATGATGTTTGTCATGGTGTAGCCTCATAATTTCTTCTGATATATAGGGCTCGAGCGCATTATATGGATATGGAAGCGGGGGAAGCGTATGGTTGCCTGCTGCTACATTCGGTTCGTGCATATAAATGGTCCCGATCTGCTGCCTTTCATGAAAATATTTCTCTAAGTCCGAATGAAGCTCATCAACATGATTTTGTAAAACAGAAAGCTCCTCAATACTTTGCGGGCTCTTAATCCCTTCCATGATATCTGTTAGGCGCTCCAGTTTGTTCCAAAGTTCCGATTTCCCTTCAGTATCCTCCGATTCGAGAAATGCACGCATCTCTTGATTCCACTTAAATACTTCTTGAATATACTCATCCAGACGGCCCATACTGATCCCTCTTTCCTGCTTTTTCTATGTCCGCTTCTATCGTATGAGCAACTGCATGAAAAATTGCATAAAAAAAAGCAGCTATAGGGCTGCTTTTCTAATTTATTATTCTATTTGGGCTGGACAATATATTCTAATGGTGAGCGGAGATGATAGCTTTTTTGACTCACCAAAGCTTCAAAAATGGCAGGGAGTTTAGAGAAATCTATATCCTGAAAATAGGAAGCAAACTCCATTTGTGTATTTATGTAGACCCGTTTGCGGTGGCGGAAGCCAGGGTTTTTCAATAAACATACAAGAGCAACAATATCTTTCAATTCCACTGCCCTCTCGCCTGCAGTAAAAATTGGATTCGATTCAAACGGTGTAAATTCACTTAACAAGTCCTCAAAATAGCGGACATACAATACATGCAAAGTTTTTTCTACACCATCTTCTTCAAAAGTAATTTCACTTCGATTAAAGAAATCCTCTGAAGTATTCGATTTTTCTTTTTCGAGCTCATAGCCATTACACTGATTAATGATCATGTAAAACCCTCCCAGAACTATATCCCCATATGTAATAATGTTATAATTCGATATAGTTATATTTTAACATAAATTACATGAGATAAATGACTAAACTCAAGATTCTAATGTTTCCTGGAATTTCCCGAAAAATAAATCTGCATCCTCCTGCAGGAAATCATCCCCGTCAATTTTTTCTGGAAGTGGCGGCAGTTCTTCTATTCGCTTTAAGCCAAAATAATCAAGGAACTCCTTAGTCGTTCCATATAAATAGGCTCTCCCCGTACCTTCAGCCCTTCCTACTTCTTTAATAAGGGCTTTTGCAGCTAAAGTATGCAGGGGGCGCTCTGTTTTGACCCCTCTAATTTCTTCTATTTCCGCTCTCGTTATTGGTTGTTTATATGCAATAATGGCAAGTGTCTCTAGTGCAGCCTGAGAGAGACCTGAAGTTGTCGGAGTGACGACCAGTTTCTTAAGGTAATCGGAGTTTTCTTTCTTCGTTGCCAGCTGGAAGGTTCCAGCTAGCTCAACGATTGTAATCCCTCGTGAAGAATCAGTGTAATCCTCCATTAATTCTTTCATAATTGATTCAGCCTGTATTTCATCGATCTCTAGGACAATGGAGATTTGTTTTAAAGACAGACCTTCATCCCCGGCTGCGAAAAGAAGGCTCTCTGCAATGCTTTTCCAATTGATTACTTCCAAGTATCTATGCCCCCTTTATTGTACAATCATTTGTTTAACCGTAAAGCTATACAATCATTAGGAATATTTCCGAGAAATTTTTCTCCTGTTCTATATGTATCTCTTTCCGTTTAATGAGCTCTAAAACAGCAAGAAATGTGACAACAATATGTTCCCGGTCAGAGACTGTAAACAAATCGTTAAAGCTTTTTCTGCCTTTAATTCCCTTTAAATCATCTAAAATCTCAGCCATTCGTTTTTCAATTGGAATTTCCTGGCGGGAAATTTTTGTTGTCACTGGCTTCTGCAGCTTTTGCCTTCGCAATAGCTTTTGAAACGCACCGAGCATGTCATATAGAGACACATTCAAATCCGTTTTTTCAGTTTGAACTTCCTTAACATAATCGGATAGGTCGCTTGGAGGCTTTGTAAACATCAAGCCTCTTTCCTGTTCCATTTCCTTTAGTTCA from Bacillus sp. DTU_2020_1000418_1_SI_GHA_SEK_038 includes these protein-coding regions:
- a CDS encoding superoxide dismutase — encoded protein: MGRLDEYIQEVFKWNQEMRAFLESEDTEGKSELWNKLERLTDIMEGIKSPQSIEELSVLQNHVDELHSDLEKYFHERQQIGTIYMHEPNVAAGNHTLPPLPYPYNALEPYISEEIMRLHHDKHHKSYVDGLNKAETALHEARKTGDFSLVKHWSRELAFHGSGHYLHTIFWSNMKPKGGGKPSGGLLKEIEKYFGGFESFKKHFSEAAKGVEGVGWAILVWSPRSRHLEILQSERHMILTQWDTIPLLVLDVWEHAYYLQYKNNRGDYVNNWWNLVNWKNVEERFRIASELKWKPY
- the scpB gene encoding SMC-Scp complex subunit ScpB, which encodes MEVINWKSIAESLLFAAGDEGLSLKQISIVLEIDEIQAESIMKELMEDYTDSSRGITIVELAGTFQLATKKENSDYLKKLVVTPTTSGLSQAALETLAIIAYKQPITRAEIEEIRGVKTERPLHTLAAKALIKEVGRAEGTGRAYLYGTTKEFLDYFGLKRIEELPPLPEKIDGDDFLQEDADLFFGKFQETLES
- a CDS encoding segregation/condensation protein A, which encodes MHYNVKIDAFEGPLDLLLHLIHRLEIDIYDIPVAEITEQYLLYIHTMQELQLDVASEYLVMAATLLAIKSKMLLPKHDEELFDDELSIQQEENPMDELVEKLIEYRKYKEVAVELKEMEQERGLMFTKPPSDLSDYVKEVQTEKTDLNVSLYDMLGAFQKLLRRQKLQKPVTTKISRQEIPIEKRMAEILDDLKGIKGRKSFNDLFTVSDREHIVVTFLAVLELIKRKEIHIEQEKNFSEIFLMIV